A genomic segment from Toxotes jaculatrix isolate fToxJac2 chromosome 6, fToxJac2.pri, whole genome shotgun sequence encodes:
- the psmg4 gene encoding proteasome assembly chaperone 4: MNETQSGSISVHSFSDKILEQVVHFHVMKLSGGFFLWVGSAPVLSNLAVSMSSKYDSMPLSTLIMGDPSNTAPNSLSQRLAKKTKKQVFVSYSLPMTDSNLSLLVENRIKKELELHPEHF; the protein is encoded by the exons atgaacGAAACGCAAAGCGGATCCATCTCGGTTCACAGTTTCTCGGACAAGATTTTGGAGCAGGTGGTTCACTTTCACGTGATGAAGCTCAGCGGCGGGTTTTTCCTCTGGGTCGGTTCCGCTCCGGTCCTGTCCAACCTAGCGGTGTCAATGAGCAGCAAATAT GATTCAATGCCATTATCCACATTAATCATGGGGGACCCATCCAATACTGCTCCAAATTCTTTGTCCCAGAGATTAG caAAGAAGACCAAAAAGCAGGTATTTGTGAGTTACAGTCTCCCAATGACAGACTCCAACCTCAGTCTCTTGGTGGAGAACAGGATCAAAAAGGAGCTGGAGCTTCACCCCGAACACTTCTGA